The following DNA comes from Triticum aestivum cultivar Chinese Spring chromosome 3D, IWGSC CS RefSeq v2.1, whole genome shotgun sequence.
GTTTAAGTGTTCAATACAGGGTTTGAAACGAGGGCGAACATTTGACTGTAAGATTTAGTGGGATACAACTTCATCACTGGTACATTTCTGGTTCAGAAAAATATAATACATACCCAAACTGAGCCTCAGCTAAGAGAGGGCCTCAATATCTCCAATCTCTAGAAAGATCAATCAATTTAGCATCTTGATAATCTAATATGTACCGAGACAATCTAGGAACAATTGGTCATTGGTCATTGGTCATTGGTCTGGTTTAAATGGTATATAATACTTCTCTTCTAGGAACAGTTGGTCATTGGTCAAACAGCAAGGGGGAAACTTGTAATACCTTTCCTGTGGCAATAACTATGTTTACTCCTCTTGACCTAGCTTCCTTTAGAGCTTCTGCATTCCTTGCTGTTACTTGACTTTTACTGTTGAGCAATGTACCTAGTCACACAAAAGAACACAATCAAAATCCATGTAAATATAATTAGATTCTAGAGTGAAAATATCAAATATGAGCAACAAGCAACGGATAAGGGATGTACCATCCATATCACAGAAGATATATTTGAATTTTGGTCTATAAAATCTCAGGCTGCCAGCTCTCTTTAGACTGTTTGTTACTTGTCCTGTAAACATTCTTAGACAGCAATAACTACATTACATCATCATATGAGTGATATTCATTTCAAGACACAGATGGCAAGGAGAGCAATTACAGAGATGCCACAAGAACATACCATCCAATGTTTCTGTGTGAGGCTTGCTCAAATCAGGAGCGTTCTTAGCAAGACCTCTCCCTTTCCACCTTAGACTTTTTAAAATGAGCAGCTCCTCCTTCTCCATTTCCATTGCAGCCTCATCACTATGACGGTCAAAACCCAGAAGACGTAACAGGCCACGAACCTAGTACAGAATAGAAGGAAATAATCATTTTGTGCGTAATAAATAATATTATGTGCAGCAATTAACATAAACCACTCCAAAGTTCAAACAGGGGGGCAGGGGCAAATTAGTCGTATAACAACCGTAAAGGATCATACCACTAGTGTCCGCAGTTCATCAAGAAGGGTATGACCTCTCGCCTCAGCTTGCCTTGCAGCTGTTTCCACCGATATTACTATATCACCCAACATAAGCTGCAATAAGAAAACACAGTGAGAGAGAGTGAGGCAAGGCTAAAGGTAAAgacagaaagaaaataaataaaatgctGATTTGGTCTTACAGTAGGAACATCCAGATCGGGAATGAACTGTGACACTGAGAGCATATCAGTAGCGCAGTCCTCGCCTCTCCATTCTTTGTTAAGATTCTGGATGAAGTTATCGTTGCATAGCAACACAGAAACCTCAACCTTTTCATACTTTCCAACGTCACTTATTGAAGTGTCTCGTGTTTTGTAGTTATACTCCAGAAGTCCATCTAGTGCAATTTTCATCGCCATAGGAACATTTAATTTCATGATTTCTATGACGTTCTGCATACACATTAAGGAAAACAAAGATCAACAAACACTCACCCAACCAATTGAAAACGTGAACAACTGAACATAATAAATCACCGCGAGGGAAATAAACTACCAAGAGAGAAAATCATCCCAGAACTCCAGTTGTACATAAGTGCAGCAGTGCACCTAGATTACCAGTAATAGAGCTCCCTGAACCACTAGGTGCTACTTCCTATTGGTAAATGGCAATCACGACCAGTTTGAAACGATACTACATGACTTATATCACAATACCAACAGTCCAGAGTTTATAGGGAGAAAATGAGTACCCTTTAGGGTATTCTCTGACCCTCTCTAGTACAATTAAATGAACTAAATTTTCAGAACTCACATCACTgttgaaaacttagttcatttgatTGAACCGAGGAGGGTCACAGGGTACACTGTAGGCCACAAATTTGCATCCCTAAGAATTTTGCCATCATTTTCATCTGAGTTTCCTATGACACTTTTTAAAGCAGCAGTAGGTAGCCGCGATACACAGAGGTTTGACTAAATGAAATGTGTACCAGCACTTCGACGTCGTCGGGCAAATCATCCTCGACGCTGATGCGGGCGCAGAGCTCTATCTCGCTCTCCTTGGGCGGGGGCGGGGGTGCAGGGTCCTGCGGCGGCTCTCGCTTCGCCGCCGCCTGCCCGCGTCGCGCCCTTCGGAAGCCGCGTATGCCAGAGAGGAATCCCGCGAAAGGCTGCGCGAAGCGGGAGGTCTCGGGGGTGGGCGTGAACCCCCGCCAGGAGAGCAGAGAGGCCGTGGACGCCGCCGCAGGGAGATGGGGGAGGAGCGACGTGGAGCTGAGCAGCGCCGCGCCGCGGAGGGGCGGGGAGAGATGGAGGTGCGAGCGCGAGGCGAACGGGAGGGCCCGCGACACGATGCGCGCCATGGTCGCGctcgcgcggcggccggcggcggagagaTGGAAGACGAGCCGAAAGGGAGGGGTTTTGTGGTTTCCTTCTTTGGTTTTAGTTTGGCTCGTCCGATTTGTAGCATTTTCGCACCttgctgcacgtagtagtagaagTTTTGTGCCTTTGTGGAAGATGTTTTTTCTGTGTGGCAAAAATGAGTTTATTACAAAATTATAGGGTTACAATGGAGAGATAGAAGTTCATCAATATAAGGTGATCCTCGTCAGGAGCAATATGACAAAGCCGAAAATACAAGCAGAAAGCAGGGACCTAGACAATGTGGGTGGCTAAAGGAGATTTGGACAGGCAGCTTCCTGCTGATGCCTTCATTCGCGACACGAGGCAAAAAACTTCCTCGGTGTTTGATCGCATCTCTGAGACAAATGATGGATCGGCGGATCCCGAGGCCCGGGGCCGCCGGGATCAATGAATCTGCTAGCTTGGAACTGTCAAGGCTTGAGGTTGGACTCGACAGTGGGCGAACCGATTAATGGCCGGAGACCGAAATACGAAATACTTCCAGAACTAggtgatacgtcttcatcgtatctacttttccaaactcttttaccTTTGTTTTGGACTTTattttgtatgatttgaatggaactaacccggactgacgctgttttcagcagaattgccatggtgctatttttgtgcataaataaaagttctcgaaatgacccgaaacttcacagagattatttttggaataaataaaaaatattggcgaaagaatcaaccagaggggacccaccacctgtccgcaagggtggagggcgcaccctcctatcttgtgggtcCCACGGACAttcatcgacctcaactccaactccatatattcacgtttggggagaaaaaaatcggagagaaggattcatcacattttacgatacggagccgcggccacctcctgttcttcctcgggagggcagatctggagtccgttttgggctctagagaggggaaatcgtcgccatcgtcatcatcaaccatcctccatcaccaatttcattatgctcaccgccgtgtgtgagtaatcccattgtaggcttgctggacggtgattggttggatgaggtttaccgtgtaatcgagttagttttgttagggtttgatccctagtatccactatgttctaagattgatgttgctatgattttgctatgcttaatgcttgtcactagggcccgagtgccatgatttcagatctaaatctattatgttttcatgaatatatttgtgttcttgatcctatcttgcaagttatagtcacctactatgtgttatgatccggcaaccccggagtgacaatagtcgggacacttcccggtgatgaccgtagtttgaggagttcatgtattcactaagtgctaatgctttggtccggttctttattaaaaggaggccttaatatcccttagtttccaataggatcccgctgccacaggagggcggaacaaaagatgtcatgcaagttttttttccataaacacgtatgattatattcagaatgcatgcctacattatattgatgaattgaagttagttctgtgtcaccctaggctataactgttgcatgatgaatgccatctgacataattatccatcattgatccattgcctacgagttcgtttcatattgatctttgctaagttacttttccgttcccactattacgattgctacaaaactgttactgttacttttgccactattaccgttaattccatactactttgctactaaatactttgttgcagatattaagtctttcaggtgtggttgaattgacaactcagctgctaatacttgagaatattctttggctccccttgtgtcgaatcaataaatttgggttgaatactctaccctcgaaaactgttgcgatcccctatacttgtgggttatcaagacctttttctctcgccgttgccggggagcatagctctattctctgagtcacttgggatttatatctgttgatcactatgaggaatttgaaagatcaaagaaccaagattttccctcaactacgaggggaggtaaggaactaccatctagctctgcacttgattcaccttctgttttgagtaagcttgcgacgcctacacctgctattgattccgatatgtcgcatgttattgatgatgccacttctgttatgcatgatgcttatgatgatagtacttctttgcttgataatactgtgtcattaggtgaatttcttgatgaacaacttgctagggttagagaacacgaaattactgaaactgatgatactattgaaactaaagattatgattctcccctagatatgaattgcctgttgtgcctgagggctatattatagatgaagaaacttctagagacttttttgcttgcaatgatagagatgatcttaagaaactgctagctaaactgaaagagaagtctttgaatgctagaatgcaatatgatcctaagtttgctacttcacctatctttgttactgataaggattatgaattctctatcgatcctgagttaattactttggttgaatctgattctttctgtggttatgaatttgaaactgttatggtacatcttactaaactgaatgatatagccaccctatttgctcatgaggaaaaaattcgctattactatattcttaaattgtttcctttctcgttaaaggatgatgttaagttatggtttaattctcttgctcctggtcgtgtgtgtagtccccaggatatggttgttggaaatatgccctagaggcaataataaattggttattattatatttccttgttcatgataatcgtttattatccatgctagaattgtattgataggaaactcggatacatgtgtggatacataggcaacaccatgtccctagtaagcctctagttgactagctcgttgatcaatagatgattacggtttcctgaccatggacattggatgtcgttgataacgggatcacaccattaggagaatgatgtgatggacaagacccaatcctaagcctagcacaagatcgtgtagttcgtttgctaagagcttttctaatgtcaagtatcatttccttagaccatgagattgtgcaactcccggataccgtaggaatgctttgggtgtaccaaacgtcacaacgtaactgggtggctataaaggtgcactacaggtatctccgaaagtgtctgttgggttggcacgaatcgagactgggatttgtcactccgtgtaaacggagaggtatctctgggcccactcggtaggacatcatcattatgtgcacaatgtgaccaaggagttgatcacgggatgatgtgttacggatcgagtaaagagacttgccggtaacgagattgaacaaggtatcgggataccaacgatcgaatctcgggcaagtaacataccggtagacaaagggaattgtatacgggattgattgaatcctcgacatcgtggttcatccgatgagatcatcgaggagcatgtgggagccaacatgggtatccagatcccgctgttggttattgaccggagagtcgtctcggtcatgtctgcatgtctcccgaacccgtagggtctacacacttaaggttcggtgacgctagggttgtagagatattagtatgcggaaacccaaaagttgttcggagtcccggatgagatcccggacgtcacgaggagttccggaggtgaagaattatatataggaagtccagtttcggccaccgggaaagttttgggggttatcggtattgtaccgggaccaccggaagagtcccgggggtccaccgggtggggccacctgtcccggagggccccatgggctgaagtgggaagggaaccagcccttagtgggctggggcgcccccccttgggcctccccctgcgcctagggttggaaaccctagggttggggggcgccccacttggcttgggggggaagccacccccctccccccttggccgccggcccccttggagatctgatctcccagggccggcgccccccaaggggtccctataaatagtggggggagggagggcagcagcaccacagcccctggcgcctccctctccccctgcaacacctctccgtcccgcttgtgcttggcgaagccctgccgggatcccgctacttccaccaccatgccgtcgtgctgctggatctccatcaacctctccttcccccttgctggatcaagaaggaggagacgtcgctgctccgtacgtgtgttgaacgcggaggtgccgtccgttcggcactcggtcatcggtgatttggatcacggcgagtacgactccatcaaccccgttcattagaacgcttccgctcgcgatctacaagggtatgtagatgcactccttccctctcgttgctagtaaactccatagattgatcttggtgatgcgtagaaaattttgaatttctgctacgttccccaacagtggcatcatgagccaggcctatgcgtagttactatgcacgagtagaacacaaagcagttgtgggcgtagatgttgccaattcttcttgccgctactagtcttatcttgtttcggcggtattgtgggatgaagcggcccggaccgaccttacacgtacgcttacgtgagacaggttccaccgactgacatgcactagttgcataaggtggctagcgggtgtctgtctctcccactttagtcggaacggattcgatgaaaagggtccttatgaagggtaaatagaaattggcatatcacgttgtggttttacgtaggtaagtaacgttcttgctagaaacctatacaagccacgtaaaaacttgcaacaacaattagaggacgtctaacttgtttttgcagcatgtgccttgtgatatgatatggccagaagatgtgatgaatgatatatgtgatgtatgagattgatcatattcttgtaataggaatcacgacttgcatgtcgatgagtatgacaaccgacatgagccataggagttgtctttattttttgtatgacctgcgtgtcattgaataacgccatgtaaattactttactttattgctaagcgcgttagccatagaagtagaagtaatcgttggcgtgacaacttcatgaagacacaatgatggagatcatgatgatggagatcatggtgtcatgccggtgacgaagatgatcatggtgccccgaagatggagatcaaaggagcaaaatgatattggccatatcatgtcactatttgattgcatgtgatgtttatcatgttttgcatcttatttgcttagaacgacggtagcataaataagattatccctcactaaaatttcaagagacgtgttccccctaactgtgcaccgttgcgaaggttcgttgtttcgaagcaccacgtgatgatcgggtgtgatagattctaacgttcgaatacaacgggtgttgacgagcctagcatgtacagacatggcctcggaacacatgcaaaacacttaggttgacttgacgagcctagaatgtacagacatggcctcggaacacaagagaccgaaaggtcgaacatgagtcgtatagtagatacgatcaacatggagatgttcaccgatgatgactagtccgtctcacgtgatgatcggacacggcccagtttgactcggatcatgcatcacttagatgactagagggatgtctatctgagtgggagttcattaatcagatgaacttcattatcatgaacatagtcaaaaggactttgcaaattatgtcatagcttgcgctttagttctactgtttaagatatgttcccagagaaaatttagttgaaagttgatagtagcaattatgcggactgggtccgtaaactgaggtttgtcctcattgctgcacagaaggcttatgtccttaatgcaccgctcggtgtgctgaacctcgagcgtcgtctgtagatgttatgaaacatctgacatacacgttttgatgactacgtgatagttcagtgcgtattgctaa
Coding sequences within:
- the LOC123079075 gene encoding endoribonuclease YBEY, chloroplastic, producing the protein MARIVSRALPFASRSHLHLSPPLRGAALLSSTSLLPHLPAAASTASLLSWRGFTPTPETSRFAQPFAGFLSGIRGFRRARRGQAAAKREPPQDPAPPPPPKESEIELCARISVEDDLPDDVEVLNVIEIMKLNVPMAMKIALDGLLEYNYKTRDTSISDVGKYEKVEVSVLLCNDNFIQNLNKEWRGEDCATDMLSVSQFIPDLDVPTLMLGDIVISVETAARQAEARGHTLLDELRTLVVRGLLRLLGFDRHSDEAAMEMEKEELLILKSLRWKGRGLAKNAPDLSKPHTETLDGQVTNSLKRAGSLRFYRPKFKYIFCDMDGTLLNSKSQVTARNAEALKEARSRGVNIVIATGKTRPAAIDALNMVDLSGRNGIVSESSPGIFLQGLLVYGLEGREIYRNTLNQEVCREAFLYSLEHKVPLVAFSQDRCFSMFKDPLVDSLHEVYHEPKAEIVSSIDQLLGTAEIQKLVFIGTSEGVSSTLRPYWTKAIKERAGVLQAQPDMLELVPPATSKGTGVKILLDHLCISPDEVMAIGDGENDIEMLEVASLGVALANGAEKTKAVANVIGATNDEDGVAQAIYDYAF